The proteins below are encoded in one region of Odocoileus virginianus isolate 20LAN1187 ecotype Illinois chromosome 18, Ovbor_1.2, whole genome shotgun sequence:
- the SMIM27 gene encoding small integral membrane protein 27: protein MKPVSRRTLDRIYSALLLAVVLLSWGYVIYASTVAARRQLSKEYPDKIFGMNEHL, encoded by the exons ATGAAGCCAGTGAGTCGCCGCACCCTAGACCGGATTTATTCCGCG TTGCTCCTCGCGGTCGTATTGCTCTCCTGGGGATACGTCATCTATGCATCAACTGTAGCTGCACGACGACAACTAAGCAAGGAATACCCAGACAAAATCTTCGGAATGAACGAACATTTGTAA
- the TOPORS gene encoding E3 ubiquitin-protein ligase Topors isoform X1, producing the protein MRDKGSQQPPGSPLSREEGEAPPPTPASEGRRRSRRVRLRGSCRHRPSLLGRQELATSAPARPAPASSEIMASAAKEFKMDNFSPKAGTSKLQQTVPADASPDSKCPICLDRFDNVSYLDRCLHKFCFRCVQEWSKNKAECPLCKQPFDSIFHSVRAEDDFKEYVLRPSYNGSFATPDVRRFRYRTTMTRERSASVYSPSSTVNRRTTTPPDSGVLFEGLSISARPRDGEIPPFMRQISIRRPATSDERSLRKIQEQDIINFRRTLYRAGARVRNIEDGGRYRDISAEFFRRNPACLHRLVPWLKRELTVLFGAHGSLVNIVQHIIMSNVTRYDLESQAFVSDLRPFLLNRTEHFIHEFISFARSPFNMAAFDQHANYDCPAPSYEEGSHSDSSVITISPDEAETQELDVNVATVSQAPWDDETPGPSYSSSEQVHAAMSSLLNTSDSSDEELVTGRATSQIQGVQTNEDLNNDSDSSSDNCVIVGFVKPLAERTPELVELSSDSEVELGSYEKMETMKTQEQEQSYSSGDSDVSRCSSPRSVIGKDEQINKGHCDSGTKISSKKEEQRSISLSSLRDLSSSLRGDRVYSPYTRRHRKRGRSRSSDSHSQSRSGHDQKNRRKHHGKKRMKGKRSRSRESSRLRGRRDKKRSRTRDSSWSRRSQTLSLSSESSSRSRSRSSDRGKRRSRSRNRDRYYLRNNYGSRYKWEYTYYSRNKDRDGYESSYRRRTLSRAHYSRQSSSPELRIQSFSERTNARKKNNHSERKYYYYERHRSRSLSSSRSKTASTGPDRVRNEKPGGKRKYKTRHLEGTSDVAQPSHEFASKVKEGHYSKSSSKLDGSYKNESDSFSDSRSSERETKHKRRKRRTRSLSVEIVYEGKATDTTRHHKKKKKKHKRKHKKHHGDNASRSPVVITIDSDSDKDSEVKENIERDPSGPQDPLQSEFLAPFESKDVVTIEDEFGVLSKECDITILNSNLNNANKTVDNISPQAASIEQTLDVRGESTFASDLENQPSNVSFQTEPSRTSSLMSVSLGRDHDVS; encoded by the exons ATGCGAGATAAG GGGTCGCAGCAGCCGCCGGGGTCTCCGCTGTCTCGCGAGGAGGGTGAAGCGCCCCCGCCTACTCCCGCTTCGGAGGGCCGGCGGAGAAGTCGTAGAGTTCGCCTTCGTGGATCCTGCCGTCACCGACCCAGCCTTCTGGGCCGCCAGGAGCTGGCCACGAGCGCCCCAGCCCGGCCTGCGCCGGCATCCTCTGAG aTAATGGCATCAGCCGCTAAggaatttaaaatggacaacttttCACCTAAAGCTGGCACTAGCAAATTGCAACAGACAGTACCAGCTGATGCATCTCCTGATTCTAAGTGTCCTATATGCTTGGATAGATTTGATAATGTGTCTTACTTAGATCGCTGTTTACATAAGTTCTGTTTTCGCTGTGTACAGGAGTGGTCAAAAAACAAAGCCGAATGCCCACTATGTAAGCAGCCCTTTGattctatttttcattctgtGAGGGCAGAAGATGACTTCAAGGAATATGTCCTAAGACCGTCATACAATGGCTCTTTTGCTACTCCTGATGTCCGACGATTCCGCTATCGCACAACTATGACAAGGGAACGAAGTGCTTCTGTTTATTCACCTAGTAGTACCGTGAATAGAAGAACAACAACTCCACCAGACAGTGGAGTACTATTTGAAGGGTTAAGCATTTCAGCAAGACCTAGAGATGGTGAAATTCCTCCATTTATGAGACAGATTTCAATAAGAAGGCCAGCTACTTCAGATGAGAGATCTTTGCGGAAAATTCAAGAACAGGATATCATTAATTTTAGGCGAACTCTCTATCGTGCTGGTGCTCGAGTTAGAAATATTGAAGATGGTGGTCGCTACAGGGACATTTCAGCTGAATTTTTCCGTAGAAATCCAGCTTGCCTTCACAGATTAGTCCCCTGGTTAAAACGTGAACTCACAGTTCTCTTTGGAGCTCATGGATCTTTAGTGAATATCGTCCAGCACATCATCATGAGTAATGTTACTCGCTATGACTTGGAGAGTCAGGCATTTGTGTCTGATTTGAGGCCGTTTTTGCTTAATCGGACTGAGCATTTTATACATGAATTTATCAGTTTTGCTCGCTCTCCATTTAACATGGCAGCCTTTGATCAGCATGCTAATTACGATTGCCCTGCTCCTTCATATGAAGAAGGTAGCCATTCTGATTCTTCAGTCATAACAATATCTCCAGATGAAGCTGAGACCCAAGAGCTGGATGTTAATGTAGCCACTGTTAGTCAAGCACCATGGGATGATGAAACTCCAGGACCTTCTTACTCAAGCTCAGAGCAGGTGCATGCTGCCATGTCTTCCCTTTTAAATACTTCAGACAGTTCAGATGAAGAACTTGTAACAGGAAGAGCTACATCTCAGATACAAGGAGTACAGACCAATGAGGACCTAAATAATGACAGTGATTCTTCTTCAGATAACTGTGTCATTGTTGGATTTGTTAAACCTCTAGCTGAGAGGACCCCAGAACTTGTTGAACTGTCCTCTGATTCTGAGGTGGAGTTAGGTTCGTATGAGAAAATGGAGACCATGAAGACACAAGAACAAGAGCAGTCTTACAGTTCTGGTGATAGTGATGTTAGTAGATGTTCGTCTCCACGCTCTGTCATTGGAAaggatgaacaaataaataaaggacaTTGTGATTCTGGTACAAAAATCAGCTCAAAGAAGGAAGAGCAACGATCTATATCATTGTCCTCTCTCAGAGACCTGAGCTCATCCCTCAGAGGAGACAGAGTATATTCCCCATATACCCGCAGACACAGAAAGAGGGGAAGATCGAGGAGTTCAGATTCACATTCCCAGAGTAGGAGTGGGCATGATCAGAAGAATCGTAGAAAGCATcatgggaagaaaagaatgaaaggcaAGCGATCCAGAAGCAGGGAGAGTAGTAGACTTAGAGGtagaagagacaagaagagaTCAAGAACCAGAGATAGCAGTTGGTCACGAAGAAGCCAAACTCTGTCTCTAAGTAGTGAAAGTTCTAGCAGATCAAGATCTCGTAGCAGTGATCGTGGTAAAAGAAGATCACGGAGTAGAAATCGAGATCGTTACTATTTGAGAAATAATTATGGCAGCAGATATAAGTGGGAGTATACTTACTATAGTAGAAACAAGGACAGGGATGGCTACGAGTCATCTTACAGGAGGAGGACTCTGTCCAGAGCTCACTATTCCAGACAATCGTCAAGTCCAGAACTTAGAATTCAGTCCTTTTCTGAGAGAACAAACGCTCggaagaaaaataatcacagTGAAAGGAAATACTACTACTATGAAAGGCATAGATCAAGGAGCCTGTCTAGTAGTAGATCAAAGACTGCATCTACAGGGCCTGACCGGGTGAGAAATGAAAAGCCTGGTGGGAAACGAAAGTACAAAACGCGGCATTTGGAGGGTACTAGTGATGTTGCTCAACCATCGCATGAATTTGCTTCTAAAGTGAAGGAAGGTCACTATTCAAAATCTTCATCAAAATTGGATGGAAGCTACAAAAATGAGAGTGACAGCTTTTCAGATAGCCGGTcatcagaaagagagacaaagcacaagaggagaaagaggaggaccCGCAGCCTGAGCGTAGAGATAGTTTATGAAGGGAAAGCTACCGATACAACCAGacaccataaaaagaaaaagaagaaacataagaGGAAGCACAAGAAACACCATGGCGATAATGCTTCACGTTCCCCAGTTGTGATTACCATTGACAGTGACAGTGATAAAGACTCTGAAGTAAAGGAGAATATAGAACGTGACCCTAGTGGTCCTCAAGACCCCCTCCAAAGTGAATTTTTGGCTCCGTTTGAATCTAAAGATGTAGTTACAATAGAAGATGAATTTGGTGTCCTGAGCAAGGAGTGTGATATTACCATACTTAATAGCAACTTGAATAATGCCAATAAAACTGTGGATAATATATCACCCCAGGCAGCTTCAATTGAACAAACTCTTGATGTAAGAGGAGAGAGCACCTTTGCCTCTGATTTAGAGAACCAACCCAGTAATGTCTCTTTTCAGACTGAGCCATCAAGGACATCATCGTTAATGTCAGTGTCTCTTGGTAGAGACCATGATGTGTCTTAA
- the TOPORS gene encoding E3 ubiquitin-protein ligase Topors isoform X2, with amino-acid sequence MGSQQPPGSPLSREEGEAPPPTPASEGRRRSRRVRLRGSCRHRPSLLGRQELATSAPARPAPASSEIMASAAKEFKMDNFSPKAGTSKLQQTVPADASPDSKCPICLDRFDNVSYLDRCLHKFCFRCVQEWSKNKAECPLCKQPFDSIFHSVRAEDDFKEYVLRPSYNGSFATPDVRRFRYRTTMTRERSASVYSPSSTVNRRTTTPPDSGVLFEGLSISARPRDGEIPPFMRQISIRRPATSDERSLRKIQEQDIINFRRTLYRAGARVRNIEDGGRYRDISAEFFRRNPACLHRLVPWLKRELTVLFGAHGSLVNIVQHIIMSNVTRYDLESQAFVSDLRPFLLNRTEHFIHEFISFARSPFNMAAFDQHANYDCPAPSYEEGSHSDSSVITISPDEAETQELDVNVATVSQAPWDDETPGPSYSSSEQVHAAMSSLLNTSDSSDEELVTGRATSQIQGVQTNEDLNNDSDSSSDNCVIVGFVKPLAERTPELVELSSDSEVELGSYEKMETMKTQEQEQSYSSGDSDVSRCSSPRSVIGKDEQINKGHCDSGTKISSKKEEQRSISLSSLRDLSSSLRGDRVYSPYTRRHRKRGRSRSSDSHSQSRSGHDQKNRRKHHGKKRMKGKRSRSRESSRLRGRRDKKRSRTRDSSWSRRSQTLSLSSESSSRSRSRSSDRGKRRSRSRNRDRYYLRNNYGSRYKWEYTYYSRNKDRDGYESSYRRRTLSRAHYSRQSSSPELRIQSFSERTNARKKNNHSERKYYYYERHRSRSLSSSRSKTASTGPDRVRNEKPGGKRKYKTRHLEGTSDVAQPSHEFASKVKEGHYSKSSSKLDGSYKNESDSFSDSRSSERETKHKRRKRRTRSLSVEIVYEGKATDTTRHHKKKKKKHKRKHKKHHGDNASRSPVVITIDSDSDKDSEVKENIERDPSGPQDPLQSEFLAPFESKDVVTIEDEFGVLSKECDITILNSNLNNANKTVDNISPQAASIEQTLDVRGESTFASDLENQPSNVSFQTEPSRTSSLMSVSLGRDHDVS; translated from the exons ATG GGGTCGCAGCAGCCGCCGGGGTCTCCGCTGTCTCGCGAGGAGGGTGAAGCGCCCCCGCCTACTCCCGCTTCGGAGGGCCGGCGGAGAAGTCGTAGAGTTCGCCTTCGTGGATCCTGCCGTCACCGACCCAGCCTTCTGGGCCGCCAGGAGCTGGCCACGAGCGCCCCAGCCCGGCCTGCGCCGGCATCCTCTGAG aTAATGGCATCAGCCGCTAAggaatttaaaatggacaacttttCACCTAAAGCTGGCACTAGCAAATTGCAACAGACAGTACCAGCTGATGCATCTCCTGATTCTAAGTGTCCTATATGCTTGGATAGATTTGATAATGTGTCTTACTTAGATCGCTGTTTACATAAGTTCTGTTTTCGCTGTGTACAGGAGTGGTCAAAAAACAAAGCCGAATGCCCACTATGTAAGCAGCCCTTTGattctatttttcattctgtGAGGGCAGAAGATGACTTCAAGGAATATGTCCTAAGACCGTCATACAATGGCTCTTTTGCTACTCCTGATGTCCGACGATTCCGCTATCGCACAACTATGACAAGGGAACGAAGTGCTTCTGTTTATTCACCTAGTAGTACCGTGAATAGAAGAACAACAACTCCACCAGACAGTGGAGTACTATTTGAAGGGTTAAGCATTTCAGCAAGACCTAGAGATGGTGAAATTCCTCCATTTATGAGACAGATTTCAATAAGAAGGCCAGCTACTTCAGATGAGAGATCTTTGCGGAAAATTCAAGAACAGGATATCATTAATTTTAGGCGAACTCTCTATCGTGCTGGTGCTCGAGTTAGAAATATTGAAGATGGTGGTCGCTACAGGGACATTTCAGCTGAATTTTTCCGTAGAAATCCAGCTTGCCTTCACAGATTAGTCCCCTGGTTAAAACGTGAACTCACAGTTCTCTTTGGAGCTCATGGATCTTTAGTGAATATCGTCCAGCACATCATCATGAGTAATGTTACTCGCTATGACTTGGAGAGTCAGGCATTTGTGTCTGATTTGAGGCCGTTTTTGCTTAATCGGACTGAGCATTTTATACATGAATTTATCAGTTTTGCTCGCTCTCCATTTAACATGGCAGCCTTTGATCAGCATGCTAATTACGATTGCCCTGCTCCTTCATATGAAGAAGGTAGCCATTCTGATTCTTCAGTCATAACAATATCTCCAGATGAAGCTGAGACCCAAGAGCTGGATGTTAATGTAGCCACTGTTAGTCAAGCACCATGGGATGATGAAACTCCAGGACCTTCTTACTCAAGCTCAGAGCAGGTGCATGCTGCCATGTCTTCCCTTTTAAATACTTCAGACAGTTCAGATGAAGAACTTGTAACAGGAAGAGCTACATCTCAGATACAAGGAGTACAGACCAATGAGGACCTAAATAATGACAGTGATTCTTCTTCAGATAACTGTGTCATTGTTGGATTTGTTAAACCTCTAGCTGAGAGGACCCCAGAACTTGTTGAACTGTCCTCTGATTCTGAGGTGGAGTTAGGTTCGTATGAGAAAATGGAGACCATGAAGACACAAGAACAAGAGCAGTCTTACAGTTCTGGTGATAGTGATGTTAGTAGATGTTCGTCTCCACGCTCTGTCATTGGAAaggatgaacaaataaataaaggacaTTGTGATTCTGGTACAAAAATCAGCTCAAAGAAGGAAGAGCAACGATCTATATCATTGTCCTCTCTCAGAGACCTGAGCTCATCCCTCAGAGGAGACAGAGTATATTCCCCATATACCCGCAGACACAGAAAGAGGGGAAGATCGAGGAGTTCAGATTCACATTCCCAGAGTAGGAGTGGGCATGATCAGAAGAATCGTAGAAAGCATcatgggaagaaaagaatgaaaggcaAGCGATCCAGAAGCAGGGAGAGTAGTAGACTTAGAGGtagaagagacaagaagagaTCAAGAACCAGAGATAGCAGTTGGTCACGAAGAAGCCAAACTCTGTCTCTAAGTAGTGAAAGTTCTAGCAGATCAAGATCTCGTAGCAGTGATCGTGGTAAAAGAAGATCACGGAGTAGAAATCGAGATCGTTACTATTTGAGAAATAATTATGGCAGCAGATATAAGTGGGAGTATACTTACTATAGTAGAAACAAGGACAGGGATGGCTACGAGTCATCTTACAGGAGGAGGACTCTGTCCAGAGCTCACTATTCCAGACAATCGTCAAGTCCAGAACTTAGAATTCAGTCCTTTTCTGAGAGAACAAACGCTCggaagaaaaataatcacagTGAAAGGAAATACTACTACTATGAAAGGCATAGATCAAGGAGCCTGTCTAGTAGTAGATCAAAGACTGCATCTACAGGGCCTGACCGGGTGAGAAATGAAAAGCCTGGTGGGAAACGAAAGTACAAAACGCGGCATTTGGAGGGTACTAGTGATGTTGCTCAACCATCGCATGAATTTGCTTCTAAAGTGAAGGAAGGTCACTATTCAAAATCTTCATCAAAATTGGATGGAAGCTACAAAAATGAGAGTGACAGCTTTTCAGATAGCCGGTcatcagaaagagagacaaagcacaagaggagaaagaggaggaccCGCAGCCTGAGCGTAGAGATAGTTTATGAAGGGAAAGCTACCGATACAACCAGacaccataaaaagaaaaagaagaaacataagaGGAAGCACAAGAAACACCATGGCGATAATGCTTCACGTTCCCCAGTTGTGATTACCATTGACAGTGACAGTGATAAAGACTCTGAAGTAAAGGAGAATATAGAACGTGACCCTAGTGGTCCTCAAGACCCCCTCCAAAGTGAATTTTTGGCTCCGTTTGAATCTAAAGATGTAGTTACAATAGAAGATGAATTTGGTGTCCTGAGCAAGGAGTGTGATATTACCATACTTAATAGCAACTTGAATAATGCCAATAAAACTGTGGATAATATATCACCCCAGGCAGCTTCAATTGAACAAACTCTTGATGTAAGAGGAGAGAGCACCTTTGCCTCTGATTTAGAGAACCAACCCAGTAATGTCTCTTTTCAGACTGAGCCATCAAGGACATCATCGTTAATGTCAGTGTCTCTTGGTAGAGACCATGATGTGTCTTAA
- the NDUFB6 gene encoding NADH dehydrogenase [ubiquinone] 1 beta subcomplex subunit 6, which translates to MSGYTPDEKLRLQQLRELRRRWLKDQELSPREPVLPPRRVSPVERFWNKFLQDGALWKNVIYKTYRHSIFAFTHVLIPVWIIHYYLKYHVTTKPYTIVEKKPRIFPGDTILETGEVIPPMKEFPDQHH; encoded by the exons ATGTCGGGGTATACGCCCGACGAGAAACTGCGGCTGCAGCAGCTGCGAGAGCTGAGAAGGCGATGGCTGAAAGATCAGGAGCTGAGCCCCCGGGAACCGGTGCTGCCTCCGCGGAGGGTGTCGCCTGTGGAGCGATTCTGGAATAAATTTTTGCAAGACGGAGCTCTCTGGAAGAACGTG atctaTAAGACATACCGACACAGTATCTTTGCTTTTACTCATGTACTTATTCCTGTCTGGATTATTCATTATTATCTCAAGTATCATGTGACT ACAAAACCATATACCATCGTTGAAAAGAAGCCCAGAATATTTCCA GGTGATACAATTCTGGAGACTGGAGAAGTAATCCCACCCATGAAAGAATTTCCTGATCAACATCATTGa